The Leclercia sp. S52 genome has a segment encoding these proteins:
- a CDS encoding alpha/beta hydrolase, translated as MATIKAKDGTQIYYKDWGAGKPVLFSHGWPLDADMWDSQLNYLAERGFRAIAFDRRGFGRSDQPWNGYDYDTFASDINDLITALDLRDVTLVGFSMGGGDVSRYIGTYGTDRVAGLALLGAVTPIFGKSDSYPQGVDQSVFAGIRDGLLKDRAQFISDFATPFYGLNAGQKVSEGGLTQTLNIALLASLKGTLDCVTAFAETDFRPDMAKVDVPTLVIHGSNDQIVPFETTGKVAAELISKAELKVYDNAPHGFALTHQDQLNEDLLTFVKSL; from the coding sequence ATGGCGACGATTAAAGCGAAAGATGGCACTCAGATTTACTACAAAGACTGGGGTGCGGGTAAACCGGTGCTGTTCAGCCACGGCTGGCCGCTGGATGCCGACATGTGGGACAGCCAGCTGAACTACCTGGCTGAGCGCGGTTTCCGCGCCATCGCCTTCGACCGCCGCGGCTTTGGCCGTTCGGATCAGCCGTGGAATGGCTATGACTACGACACCTTTGCCTCCGACATCAACGATCTTATCACCGCGCTCGATCTGCGCGACGTGACGCTGGTGGGCTTCTCGATGGGCGGCGGCGACGTGAGCCGTTATATCGGCACCTACGGCACCGATCGCGTAGCCGGTCTGGCGCTGCTGGGTGCGGTAACGCCAATCTTTGGCAAATCCGACTCTTATCCGCAGGGCGTGGATCAGTCTGTTTTCGCCGGCATTCGTGACGGGTTGCTGAAAGATCGCGCTCAGTTCATCAGCGACTTCGCCACCCCGTTCTACGGCCTCAACGCCGGGCAAAAAGTGTCTGAAGGCGGGCTGACCCAGACCCTGAACATCGCTCTGCTGGCATCGCTGAAAGGCACCCTCGACTGCGTGACCGCCTTTGCCGAAACCGACTTCCGCCCGGATATGGCGAAAGTCGACGTCCCGACGCTGGTGATCCACGGCAGCAACGACCAGATCGTGCCGTTCGAAACCACCGGTAAAGTGGCGGCGGAGCTGATTAGCAAGGCGGAACTGAAGGTGTATGACAATGCGCCGCACGGCTTTGCGCTGACCCATCAGGACCAGCTGAACGAAGATCTGCTGACGTTTGTGAAGTCGCTGTAA
- a CDS encoding dihydrodipicolinate synthase family protein, with translation MLKGNVPILATAFDAEGEVDFASIERLVKFLLQQGIDGLALFGNASEGYALTLDEKEALFACVKNLTGDLPLVAAAGGGRLCGGD, from the coding sequence ATGTTAAAAGGCAACGTACCGATTCTGGCCACCGCGTTTGATGCAGAGGGCGAAGTCGATTTCGCCTCGATTGAGCGGCTGGTGAAATTCCTCCTGCAACAGGGCATCGATGGCCTGGCGCTGTTCGGCAATGCCTCTGAAGGCTATGCCCTGACCCTGGACGAGAAAGAGGCGCTGTTCGCCTGCGTGAAAAACCTCACCGGCGATCTGCCGCTGGTGGCCGCCGCCGGGGGGGGCCGCCTCTGCGGTGGCGATTGA
- a CDS encoding 2-dehydro-3-deoxygalactonokinase, producing the protein MNYIAVDWGTSNFRAIAVRDGQVIRTVQDTCGVATCERAELPSILRKQLLRLEDAWDPHLPVLLCGMIGSNIGIADAGYMALPLSFRDLLGKGRELPGILSNPLTLRPGICDPQANEVCRGEEMQLAGAIALTDACTFAAVGTHSKWMTIDRQQQRVTGLRTLMTGELYHLVLNHSVVGRGLPPQVTSASAFSEGVAVAQSVEAGQGELVSELFRCRGRYILGDLDPASAASWLSGLLIGHEILCGHPENTRVCFIGSRALLPLYQQACEQIGLPCSTLEAETALIAGLNEVFRHDD; encoded by the coding sequence ATGAATTACATTGCCGTTGACTGGGGGACCAGTAATTTTCGGGCGATCGCCGTGCGTGACGGCCAGGTGATCCGCACCGTGCAGGACACCTGCGGCGTGGCGACCTGCGAGCGCGCTGAATTGCCGTCGATCCTGCGTAAACAGCTGCTGCGGCTGGAAGACGCCTGGGACCCGCATCTGCCCGTGCTGCTGTGCGGCATGATTGGCAGCAATATTGGTATTGCCGATGCGGGCTACATGGCGTTGCCGCTTAGCTTCCGCGACCTGCTGGGTAAGGGCCGCGAACTGCCCGGCATCCTTAGCAACCCTCTGACATTGCGACCCGGTATCTGCGATCCGCAGGCCAACGAAGTCTGCCGTGGCGAGGAGATGCAGTTAGCCGGGGCCATCGCCCTGACGGACGCCTGCACCTTTGCCGCCGTGGGCACCCACAGCAAATGGATGACCATTGACCGCCAGCAGCAGCGCGTGACGGGCCTGCGCACCCTGATGACCGGCGAGCTCTATCACCTGGTGTTAAATCATTCGGTGGTGGGTAGAGGGCTCCCGCCTCAGGTGACCTCCGCCAGCGCCTTCAGCGAGGGCGTTGCCGTGGCGCAATCGGTCGAGGCCGGGCAGGGCGAACTGGTGAGCGAGCTGTTCCGCTGCCGGGGGCGGTACATTCTGGGGGATCTCGACCCGGCCAGCGCCGCCAGCTGGCTCTCCGGCCTGCTGATTGGGCACGAGATCCTGTGCGGTCACCCGGAAAATACGCGCGTCTGTTTTATCGGCAGCCGCGCCTTGCTTCCCCTTTACCAGCAGGCCTGCGAGCAAATCGGGCTGCCTTGTTCCACCCTGGAGGCGGAAACCGCGCTGATTGCCGGGCTCAATGAGGTATTTCGACATGATGACTAG
- a CDS encoding DUF1427 family protein, which translates to MKAWVVSLSCGILAGVIYAAIDVHSPAPPVVALLGLFGMLVGEQLIPIGRRLFSRQLTMTWFRHECVPKISGTPPPARPGDGSEG; encoded by the coding sequence ATGAAAGCCTGGGTCGTTTCGCTGAGCTGTGGAATTCTGGCAGGGGTGATTTATGCCGCAATTGATGTACACTCGCCCGCGCCGCCGGTTGTCGCCCTGTTGGGGCTGTTTGGCATGCTGGTGGGCGAACAGCTGATCCCGATTGGCCGCCGCCTGTTTAGCCGTCAGCTGACGATGACCTGGTTTCGCCATGAATGCGTCCCCAAAATCAGCGGCACTCCACCTCCGGCCCGTCCCGGTGACGGTAGCGAGGGTTAA
- a CDS encoding mandelate racemase/muconate lactonizing enzyme family protein, which yields METCLVKITTDDGCVGWGEALAPVVPQVIAELITQLFAPLLEGQSPFASAVLNSRMYDAMRDRGHITGYHIDALAAVDIALWDLKGKLLGLPVWQLLGGAYRQTIPCYVSGLPEPDLPARCQLAKRWQEKGFNAVKLALGYGVREDIANVKAIRETLGEEAKIFLDAHWNYSVAEAAELATALREYGVGFLEAPLLPEDVAGHRELRAKSPVAIALGETERTRYQFKPFIEQRAADILQPDVGRTGISELMHIASLAETWNLKVAPHLSVGLAPCIAASLHVAAAIPNLYMLEYQPPVFEIANQLLTTPLICQQGAYQLPQGPGLGIEINEDAVMEATC from the coding sequence ATGGAGACCTGCCTCGTCAAAATTACCACCGACGACGGCTGCGTAGGCTGGGGTGAAGCGCTGGCCCCGGTGGTCCCACAGGTGATCGCGGAACTGATCACCCAACTTTTTGCTCCGCTGCTGGAAGGGCAATCACCTTTTGCCAGCGCAGTGCTTAACTCGCGTATGTACGATGCGATGCGCGATCGTGGCCATATTACCGGGTACCACATCGACGCCCTCGCCGCCGTGGATATCGCCCTGTGGGATCTCAAAGGCAAGCTGCTTGGCCTACCGGTGTGGCAACTGCTTGGTGGCGCTTATCGCCAGACGATCCCCTGTTATGTTTCCGGGCTGCCGGAGCCGGATCTACCCGCCCGCTGTCAGCTGGCAAAACGCTGGCAGGAGAAGGGCTTTAATGCCGTCAAGTTGGCGCTGGGCTACGGCGTGCGGGAGGACATTGCCAACGTGAAGGCCATACGTGAAACCCTGGGCGAAGAGGCGAAAATCTTCCTCGATGCCCACTGGAATTACAGCGTGGCAGAAGCCGCTGAGCTGGCCACGGCGTTGCGCGAATACGGCGTCGGTTTTCTCGAAGCGCCGCTGTTGCCGGAAGACGTGGCAGGGCACCGTGAGCTGCGGGCCAAAAGCCCGGTGGCGATTGCGCTGGGCGAAACCGAGCGCACCCGTTACCAGTTCAAACCCTTTATCGAGCAGCGGGCGGCGGACATTCTGCAGCCGGACGTGGGCCGCACCGGCATCAGCGAGCTGATGCACATCGCCTCGCTGGCGGAGACCTGGAACCTGAAGGTCGCTCCGCATCTCAGCGTCGGTCTTGCGCCCTGTATCGCCGCATCGCTGCACGTCGCAGCCGCCATCCCCAATCTCTACATGCTGGAGTATCAGCCTCCGGTCTTTGAGATTGCCAACCAACTTCTCACCACGCCGCTCATCTGCCAGCAGGGGGCGTACCAGCTGCCGCAGGGGCCGGGGCTGGGTATTGAAATCAATGAAGACGCCGTCATGGAGGCAACATGTTAA
- a CDS encoding PIN domain-containing protein → MTHSPYPVVLDACVLYPSMLRDLLMHIGKMGLYQPKWTIQIHDEWQRNLLINRPDITAGQLKRTEMLMNKAFGDACVSGYESIIDGLSLPDQDDRHVLAAAIRSDSEVIVTYNLDDFPAGILAEFDVEALHPDEFLSDLFDLNHALVLEAVRMQRSHLRNPPLTPDQFLQSLLQLGLPKTVTELEKYKLLL, encoded by the coding sequence ATGACGCACTCACCTTATCCCGTCGTTCTTGATGCCTGCGTACTGTACCCATCAATGCTGCGGGATCTCCTCATGCATATTGGGAAGATGGGCTTATATCAACCCAAATGGACAATTCAAATACATGATGAGTGGCAGCGAAATCTGCTTATCAATCGCCCTGATATCACGGCAGGCCAGCTGAAGCGCACCGAAATGCTCATGAATAAAGCCTTCGGCGACGCCTGCGTATCAGGCTATGAGAGCATTATTGATGGTCTTAGTCTGCCTGATCAGGATGACAGGCATGTACTTGCCGCGGCTATTCGTTCGGATTCCGAAGTGATTGTGACCTACAATCTTGACGATTTCCCGGCTGGAATCCTCGCTGAATTTGATGTCGAAGCGCTTCATCCGGATGAGTTTCTGTCGGACCTTTTCGACCTGAACCATGCGCTGGTTCTTGAAGCGGTAAGAATGCAGCGCTCGCACCTGCGTAATCCTCCCCTCACGCCAGATCAATTTTTGCAAAGCCTGCTGCAGTTGGGTTTACCGAAAACAGTGACTGAGCTGGAAAAATATAAACTGCTACTATAG
- a CDS encoding N-6 DNA methylase has translation MLVKLDNDAHFSLRKHADEPVRFRIYGDEQTKIIKTAEQIRKQFKDYYARQQNRVFSQDDRDELQLTDETLYRVVAELSPYRVLGDDMEVLSKAFQIFRASALKSGEGQFLTPQRVIRPCIMALEITSLDSVIDPACGTGGFLHEALRQVKEHEFPDESESYHIVKYANDNLYGVDMDNIGVKLTKALMIAFRDGSTHVLQGDSIRVHNWKSQFPRLHEEIGSNQTSDKVARKFSVVVTNPPLW, from the coding sequence ATGCTTGTAAAGCTTGATAATGATGCGCATTTTTCATTACGTAAGCATGCTGATGAGCCAGTGCGGTTTCGTATTTATGGAGATGAGCAAACAAAAATCATAAAAACTGCTGAGCAAATTCGTAAGCAGTTCAAGGATTATTATGCACGGCAGCAGAACCGAGTTTTTAGTCAAGATGATCGAGATGAACTTCAATTAACCGATGAAACATTATATCGAGTTGTTGCAGAACTCAGTCCTTATCGAGTTCTTGGCGATGACATGGAGGTTTTGTCCAAAGCATTTCAGATCTTTCGAGCTAGTGCCCTCAAATCCGGCGAGGGTCAGTTCCTAACGCCTCAACGCGTTATCAGACCCTGCATAATGGCCCTCGAAATTACTTCTTTAGATTCAGTAATAGACCCTGCATGTGGCACTGGCGGCTTTTTACATGAGGCATTACGTCAAGTTAAAGAACATGAATTTCCTGATGAGTCAGAAAGTTATCACATCGTTAAATACGCAAATGACAACCTCTATGGTGTCGATATGGACAATATCGGTGTTAAATTAACAAAAGCATTAATGATAGCGTTCCGCGACGGCTCAACGCATGTTCTGCAAGGCGATTCAATACGTGTTCATAATTGGAAAAGCCAATTTCCACGTCTACATGAAGAAATTGGAAGTAATCAAACTTCCGATAAAGTCGCTCGTAAATTTAGTGTTGTCGTCACGAATCCCCCCCTTTGGTGA
- a CDS encoding MFS transporter has translation MMLSAGIGHFIEWFDFGLYGTLAAIIATNFFASGDPVIGLLKSFAVFGSGFLMRPLGGLFFGSMGDRLGRRKVLVTVIVITSCSTFVMGILPTWHQVGILAPVLLVITRLVQGFAAGGESSGVITYLAESAKPNRRATLTCWSENFSFMAFVCGSGLVLFLTHTLGESAMNDWGWRIPFLLAAPLGLGGLYMRRNMEDSSEFKKLKQTGRLEKAPLRKSLSTSSRALLFCTGFVVVKAVSSWVLQSFMPGYLSTHLHYSKTDAYLITTLGLLSVAVCMPITGYLSDIWGRRPLMLMGCGGFILLTYPAMLVMSQGSVGSSIAAMSMLGIFVAMFNGGCGAAMVELFPTAIRYGSIAIAYNLTVAIFGGVTPLASASLISLTGDPLSPAWYVMITALISFIAVWLAKETAGKVLD, from the coding sequence ATGATGCTCTCGGCGGGCATCGGGCATTTTATCGAGTGGTTTGATTTTGGACTGTACGGCACCCTGGCGGCGATTATCGCCACCAACTTCTTCGCCAGCGGCGATCCGGTTATCGGCCTGCTGAAATCCTTCGCGGTCTTCGGCTCTGGCTTTCTGATGCGTCCGCTGGGCGGGCTTTTCTTTGGCTCGATGGGCGATCGGTTAGGGCGGCGCAAGGTGCTGGTGACCGTCATCGTCATCACCTCCTGCTCCACCTTCGTGATGGGCATTTTGCCGACCTGGCATCAGGTAGGGATACTCGCCCCGGTGCTGTTGGTGATTACCCGTCTGGTGCAGGGCTTTGCCGCTGGCGGTGAAAGCTCGGGCGTCATTACCTATCTGGCCGAAAGCGCCAAACCCAACCGTCGCGCCACGCTCACCTGCTGGAGTGAAAACTTCAGTTTTATGGCCTTCGTCTGTGGCTCCGGGCTGGTGCTGTTTCTCACCCATACCCTCGGCGAAAGCGCCATGAACGACTGGGGCTGGCGCATTCCGTTCCTGCTGGCGGCCCCGCTCGGGTTAGGCGGGCTGTATATGCGCCGAAATATGGAAGACTCCAGCGAATTTAAAAAGCTGAAACAGACCGGCAGGCTGGAGAAAGCGCCCCTGCGCAAATCGCTCTCCACCTCTTCACGCGCCTTGTTGTTCTGCACCGGCTTCGTGGTGGTAAAAGCGGTCAGCAGCTGGGTGTTGCAGTCCTTTATGCCGGGCTATCTCTCGACCCATTTGCACTACAGCAAAACCGACGCCTATCTCATCACCACGCTCGGATTACTGAGCGTCGCGGTCTGTATGCCCATCACCGGCTATCTCTCCGATATCTGGGGGCGCCGCCCGCTGATGCTGATGGGCTGCGGGGGCTTCATCCTGCTCACTTACCCGGCAATGCTGGTGATGAGCCAGGGGTCGGTGGGTTCCTCCATCGCGGCCATGAGCATGCTGGGCATCTTTGTCGCCATGTTTAACGGCGGCTGCGGCGCGGCGATGGTTGAACTGTTCCCGACCGCCATTCGCTACGGCAGCATCGCCATCGCCTACAACCTTACCGTGGCGATCTTCGGCGGCGTCACGCCGCTGGCATCCGCCAGCCTGATCTCGCTAACCGGCGATCCGCTTTCCCCGGCGTGGTACGTGATGATCACCGCGCTTATCTCATTCATTGCCGTGTGGCTGGCCAAAGAGACCGCCGGCAAGGTGCTGGATTAA
- a CDS encoding DoxX family protein — protein sequence MNSTQPNLPRIDLGLFFLRIAGSLLLLYVHGLPKIMHFSEELTRIEDPFGFGPYFSLIPAIVAEVICPILILFGVATRLACVPIIAVLLVAMLVVHPGWSIAEGQFGWLLLIIFTTLAITGPGAWRVRSRATERFA from the coding sequence ATGAACTCAACCCAACCTAACCTGCCCCGGATTGACCTGGGGCTGTTCTTCCTGCGGATCGCCGGCAGCCTGCTGCTGCTCTACGTGCACGGCCTGCCGAAGATCATGCATTTCAGCGAAGAACTGACGCGGATCGAAGATCCCTTTGGCTTCGGGCCGTACTTCAGCCTGATCCCGGCGATCGTCGCCGAGGTGATCTGCCCGATCCTGATCCTGTTCGGCGTGGCGACCCGGCTGGCCTGCGTGCCGATCATCGCCGTGCTGCTGGTGGCGATGCTGGTGGTGCATCCGGGCTGGTCAATTGCCGAAGGCCAGTTTGGCTGGCTGCTGCTGATTATCTTCACCACGCTGGCCATCACCGGCCCCGGCGCGTGGCGGGTCCGTTCGCGCGCCACGGAGAGATTCGCATGA
- a CDS encoding dihydrodipicolinate synthase family protein: MAIEEIVRIQRWGAQVAMVNPPSVVKPGPEEIVNFYRDICAACDIDIMIQDAPLMTGVNIPVATLVTLCQSFPAIKYIKVEQPPTTLKITALKQALGDSVGLFGGLNAGFLYEELRRGVIGTMPACEFPDVINMILQAWQHNPREAQSLFYRYLPFLRYGVQPGIGVAIHKTVLHRAGIFTTDVVREPAKRLDAVTRDELQDLTDALPLAVFGSRV, translated from the coding sequence GTGGCGATTGAAGAAATCGTCCGGATACAGCGCTGGGGGGCTCAGGTAGCGATGGTCAATCCGCCGTCGGTGGTGAAACCCGGCCCGGAGGAGATCGTCAATTTTTACCGGGATATCTGCGCGGCCTGCGATATCGACATCATGATTCAGGACGCGCCGCTGATGACCGGGGTCAACATCCCGGTGGCTACCCTGGTCACGCTGTGCCAGTCGTTTCCGGCTATCAAGTACATCAAAGTGGAGCAACCGCCCACCACGCTGAAAATCACCGCCCTGAAGCAGGCGCTGGGCGACAGCGTCGGGCTGTTCGGCGGCCTGAACGCCGGTTTTCTCTATGAAGAGCTACGCCGCGGCGTGATCGGCACCATGCCCGCCTGCGAATTCCCGGACGTCATCAACATGATTTTGCAGGCCTGGCAGCACAATCCGCGGGAAGCGCAGTCGCTCTTCTATCGCTATCTTCCCTTCCTGCGCTATGGCGTGCAGCCGGGCATCGGCGTGGCGATCCACAAAACCGTGCTGCACCGGGCGGGGATCTTCACCACCGACGTGGTGCGCGAACCGGCCAAACGGCTGGACGCGGTCACCCGCGACGAGTTGCAGGATCTCACCGACGCGCTGCCGCTGGCAGTGTTTGGATCGCGGGTATGA
- a CDS encoding response regulator: protein MPQRIAIIDDERSVRSGLSNLLQSEGYATEAFDSAEVFLSHPTALADAALVIADIRLRGMTGLEMLDKLHLIAPSPPPLIFISGHADENIQRYAVEHGAVVFLRKPINVDVLLAHIQRALAT from the coding sequence ATGCCGCAGCGCATAGCCATCATTGATGATGAACGGTCTGTTCGCAGCGGGTTAAGCAACCTGTTGCAGTCGGAGGGGTATGCCACAGAAGCCTTCGACTCGGCGGAAGTGTTTCTCAGCCACCCCACCGCGCTGGCAGACGCGGCGCTGGTGATCGCCGACATCCGCCTGCGGGGGATGACGGGTCTCGAGATGCTCGACAAACTGCACCTTATCGCCCCCTCGCCGCCGCCGCTTATTTTTATCTCCGGTCATGCGGATGAAAATATTCAACGCTACGCTGTTGAACACGGCGCTGTTGTTTTTCTGCGCAAACCGATTAATGTCGATGTGCTGCTGGCGCACATTCAACGCGCGCTCGCCACCTGA
- a CDS encoding helix-turn-helix domain-containing protein — MNSTVFDAFRCLNLLATGNRAFGIREIGREMGLDPAKVSRLMQTLLALEMVQQDAKRKYSLGMGIHRLSASAIHNSAFYTAVLEMLEETGSHSVSIVVGVLSGKNVVYLIHTRGGKSIARAIGNYASYPVHDSVIGIKLLAAMSDEEIVARLGSHDYQLLKRDIEEARRHQVFGKTFNDTDYRMACIIPGMQAAIALSNIQGDKLDIAKLRDFLISAARKISGAALPQL; from the coding sequence ATGAACAGCACTGTCTTTGACGCATTCCGTTGCCTTAATCTGCTGGCGACAGGGAATCGTGCCTTTGGTATTCGTGAGATTGGCCGTGAGATGGGGCTGGATCCGGCGAAAGTCTCCCGCCTGATGCAAACGCTGCTGGCGCTGGAGATGGTGCAGCAGGATGCGAAACGCAAGTACAGCCTGGGGATGGGTATCCACCGGCTCTCGGCCAGCGCGATCCATAACTCAGCGTTTTACACCGCGGTGCTGGAGATGCTGGAGGAGACCGGCAGCCACTCGGTATCGATCGTCGTGGGGGTGCTGAGCGGGAAGAATGTGGTGTATCTCATTCATACGCGTGGGGGAAAAAGCATTGCCAGAGCCATTGGCAACTATGCCTCTTATCCGGTGCATGACTCGGTTATTGGCATTAAATTGCTCGCCGCCATGAGTGATGAAGAGATCGTTGCCCGGCTCGGAAGCCATGATTACCAGTTGCTAAAACGTGATATCGAAGAGGCCCGCCGTCATCAGGTGTTTGGTAAAACCTTTAACGACACAGATTACCGGATGGCCTGCATCATTCCGGGCATGCAGGCCGCCATCGCCCTGTCGAACATTCAGGGCGATAAGCTGGACATCGCGAAGTTACGTGACTTTTTGATCTCCGCCGCGCGCAAAATCAGCGGTGCCGCCCTCCCACAACTGTAG
- a CDS encoding hydrolase, translating to MSNSKLEVLTPDNCQMIFIDQQPQMAFGVQSIDRQVLKNNVVGLAKAAKVFNIPTIITTVETQSFSGNTFPELLDVFPGKDILERTSMNSWDDQKVRDALKANGKKKVVVSGLWTEVCNNTFALCAMLEGDYEIYMVADASGGTSKEAHDFAMQRMIQAGVIPVTWQQVLLEWQRDWAHKETYNAVMDIVREHSGAYGMGVDYAYTMVHKAPSRQKSEHETLAPVPAPVR from the coding sequence ATGTCTAACTCAAAACTCGAAGTGTTAACCCCCGATAACTGTCAGATGATCTTCATCGACCAGCAGCCGCAGATGGCGTTTGGCGTGCAGTCTATCGACCGTCAGGTGCTGAAAAACAACGTGGTAGGGCTGGCGAAAGCGGCCAAAGTGTTCAACATCCCAACCATCATCACCACCGTTGAAACCCAGAGCTTCTCCGGTAACACCTTCCCGGAACTGCTGGACGTCTTCCCGGGCAAAGACATTCTTGAGCGTACCTCCATGAACTCCTGGGATGACCAGAAAGTGCGTGACGCCCTGAAAGCCAACGGCAAGAAGAAAGTGGTGGTCTCCGGCCTGTGGACCGAAGTATGCAACAACACCTTCGCCCTGTGCGCGATGCTGGAAGGCGACTACGAGATCTACATGGTGGCTGACGCGTCCGGCGGCACCTCGAAAGAGGCCCACGACTTTGCCATGCAGCGCATGATCCAGGCCGGCGTGATCCCGGTAACCTGGCAGCAGGTGCTGCTGGAGTGGCAGCGTGACTGGGCCCACAAAGAGACCTACAACGCGGTGATGGATATCGTGCGTGAGCACTCCGGTGCCTACGGCATGGGTGTGGACTACGCCTACACCATGGTGCACAAAGCCCCGTCTCGCCAGAAGAGCGAGCACGAAACCCTGGCGCCGGTTCCGGCCCCGGTTCGCTAA
- a CDS encoding VOC family protein: MNIAHVALWTHNLDAQVHFWETVFGARRNERYLSKNRPGFASHFMTLSDGPTIELMTVPELAGSPQHAEFVGWAHIALNVGSKADVDRMAEQARLNNTLLGAPRMTGDGYYEAVIADPDGNRIELVGE, from the coding sequence ATGAATATTGCACACGTCGCACTCTGGACTCACAACCTGGACGCCCAGGTTCACTTCTGGGAAACCGTATTTGGCGCACGCCGCAACGAACGCTACCTGAGTAAAAACCGCCCTGGGTTTGCGTCGCACTTTATGACCCTCAGCGACGGACCGACCATCGAGCTAATGACCGTCCCGGAACTGGCCGGTTCTCCTCAGCACGCGGAGTTTGTCGGCTGGGCGCATATCGCCCTGAACGTCGGTAGCAAAGCAGATGTGGATCGCATGGCGGAGCAGGCGCGGTTAAACAACACGCTCCTGGGCGCCCCACGGATGACCGGCGATGGCTATTACGAAGCCGTGATTGCGGATCCAGATGGGAACCGTATTGAGCTGGTGGGGGAGTGA
- a CDS encoding DUF1427 family protein produces MSTGLISLAAGVLIGLLYALLKVRSPAPPALALIGLLGMLAGEQATRHFLHADDTAQKAPVAVTTGASS; encoded by the coding sequence ATGAGTACTGGGTTAATTTCCCTCGCGGCAGGCGTGCTGATCGGCCTGCTGTACGCGCTGCTGAAAGTCCGTTCCCCCGCGCCGCCCGCGCTGGCGCTAATTGGTCTGCTGGGGATGCTGGCTGGCGAACAGGCCACCCGCCATTTTCTGCATGCTGATGACACCGCGCAAAAAGCCCCCGTCGCCGTTACCACAGGAGCCTCGTCATGA
- a CDS encoding helix-turn-helix domain-containing protein: MTNSLLNSLTLPAPKEIEAAVRGQRELATFLSTKQETQKITIQDAQDVTHQIELPTSSLTLLMSILGELAAGNAVQVVPVHAELTTQEAANILNVSRPHMVKLLEEGKLPFHKTGRHRRILFADLMKYKDQRDAESIQALRELAEQSQELGFY, translated from the coding sequence ATGACAAACTCACTTCTGAACAGCCTTACGTTACCGGCTCCAAAGGAGATTGAGGCAGCTGTACGCGGACAAAGGGAGCTTGCTACGTTTCTGTCCACAAAGCAGGAAACGCAAAAAATTACGATCCAGGATGCACAGGATGTCACTCATCAAATAGAGCTGCCAACCTCTTCACTGACGCTTCTGATGAGCATCCTGGGTGAGCTGGCTGCGGGCAATGCCGTGCAGGTTGTGCCCGTGCATGCTGAATTAACCACGCAGGAGGCAGCCAATATCCTGAACGTTTCGCGCCCACATATGGTGAAACTTCTCGAGGAAGGCAAGCTACCTTTTCATAAAACTGGCCGTCATCGCCGCATTCTTTTCGCAGACCTGATGAAGTACAAAGATCAGCGTGATGCAGAAAGCATACAAGCCCTTCGCGAGCTGGCGGAACAAAGTCAGGAGCTTGGCTTTTACTGA
- a CDS encoding response regulator, whose translation MEHIVYVVDDDHAVRRSVVGLLESAGLNALDFSSAESFLQHTFEDVPSCVILDMQMPTISGFEVADTLKASGREIPIIYLTGHGTIPMSVKAMKGGAYEFLTKPVASNDLIDSIGAALKLAEDNASHLREQYSLKQRHLSLTPREQQVLQLAISGMLNKQIAAELGVSEITVKVHRRRVMDKMQARSLADLVRAAERLT comes from the coding sequence ATGGAACACATTGTTTACGTCGTTGATGATGATCACGCTGTCAGGCGGTCCGTGGTTGGGCTGCTGGAATCCGCAGGGCTGAACGCCCTCGACTTCTCCTCGGCAGAATCTTTTCTGCAGCACACTTTTGAAGATGTGCCCTCCTGCGTGATCCTCGATATGCAGATGCCCACCATCAGCGGGTTTGAGGTGGCGGATACCCTGAAGGCCAGCGGGCGCGAAATCCCGATTATCTACCTCACCGGCCACGGCACTATTCCCATGTCGGTGAAGGCGATGAAGGGCGGCGCGTATGAGTTTCTCACCAAACCGGTGGCGTCGAACGATCTGATCGACTCGATTGGCGCGGCGCTGAAGCTGGCGGAAGATAACGCCTCGCACCTGCGGGAGCAGTACTCCCTGAAACAGCGCCATCTCTCCCTCACCCCGCGCGAGCAGCAGGTTTTGCAGCTGGCGATCAGCGGGATGCTGAACAAGCAGATCGCCGCCGAGCTCGGGGTGAGTGAAATCACCGTCAAAGTCCACCGCCGTCGGGTGATGGACAAAATGCAGGCCCGCTCGCTGGCGGATCTGGTCAGGGCCGCCGAGCGCCTGACCTGA